In Shewanella sp. MR-4, the genomic stretch ACCACCGAAATAAACACACCCGCATCTTTTTCATCGAGCTGATAACTTAAATCCCCCTCACCTAAGTGATGAGCCGCACGCTCTAAGTGTCTTAAATTACGGATGAGTTTGTTAAGATTCAAAAAGAGAATTACGGCAAGAGCAATTAAACTGAATGTTGCCACCCAGTACGCGCTCGTCACTAAACAGTAGAGTGGATATAAGAATAGGATCATGGGCGCAAAGATAATGCCATATCCCATGCTGCCTTTGTTGACACTGATGTCAGCCATTTTTGTCTCCTTCAAAAATGCTATTTCACTTGCTTGCGAGAACTAACTCGTTTGTAACCCGCGGATCTTTGTATCATTTAATGATTTTTTCGTACTCGATACTCTTAAGACTAGTCCCGAATGAAACAAGAAACAAAGCCCGAAGGAATGACTTTAGCAATATTTTACCAAGCGCTAAATTTGAGCTAGATCACAGGGTTAATCTGTAGTTACAACATTGTTTTAAGATGTCGATTTTTTATTGATCAAGATCAGTATTTCTTACCGCTAGGGGCGCTAGTGTAGAGGGGACTTCACAGGAAAGAGGATTTCAATCATGGCATTTTGGTTAGATTTAATGTTCGGTAACCCAATTGGTTTACTTTCAATGATCGTTATCTTTAGCACTATAGGGATAATTTCTTATATCACTTGGATGTTCATTGTGAAGTCCGCGCAACAATCGTAGTTTTTGCTTCCAAATTGTTATTCTGTTCATTGTAAAAATTGCACGTTGTTATGGGGGTTAAGCTAACCCCCATTTTTTGTGCCTGCGGTGTGCGCTTTAGAACCCAATCCAAATCAAGCGGCGTGTTTACGGTTTTGTACTAAACCATTTAAAAACTGCGGGCGCGCTTTAATCAAATGCTGCATTTCTTCCTGGCTCGGTTCACCTGCTGGCAAACGTAATACGCCACGATTGAGATACATGCGTGCCTTCATCGAGATTTTATAATCCGCCGTAGGCCCTTGGATCGCATAATGGCGCTCGTTGCCTAAACATTCGAGGATACAAGCATTGAGTAAGCTTTTAACCGCGGGTTCATTTTGCGGCAATGTCAAAATGGTGGCGCCCTGTAAAAAGAACTCACGCAATAAGGCACGCTCGGCACGGTCCATCAGGTTGACCTTAGCCTCAATCGTTTCCGTCACGCGTTTATCACTTAAATGACGAATCGACTCATCTAAGCCAAGGTTTAATAACTGAGTTAAGAAATAAGCAATTGAAATGATTAGTCCTAGGCCAACGAAATGGGCATGCTCTGGGACAAACTTATCCAGCGCCAGCATGGCGAGCATATTGGATGGGATCGCCAGCAACACAGCACAGCTTACCATTAGCCATAACATGACACGAAACATCATCTTTTTAGGGCTGAACAATTTCACTGAATCCAATTTGAGTTTAATCATAGTGTTATCCCGGCGACAAAAAATTGAACTTTAATGGCATAAAGCAAGTTTGATGCCACTCTATCTGTCAAAATTGCGGGATATTTCATGGGGATAAAATGCACAATCTGGATGCTTGAGTCTATGCTTATAGTCATTCAACTCGCTATCAAATAAAGACTATTTAGATGCTGACATTCTTTAGTCAATTTATTAAAAGTCCGATAGGCAGGCATCTCACCTTGTCTATCGTGCTCTTTAGCTCCTTGATTACCTTAATGACCACTGCCTACCAATTGGTTAACGACTACCGCGGTGATGTCACTCGAATCGACCGTGTTTTCTCCAATATTGAAAAAGCCAATCTCGATG encodes the following:
- a CDS encoding DUF3149 domain-containing protein; the encoded protein is MAFWLDLMFGNPIGLLSMIVIFSTIGIISYITWMFIVKSAQQS
- a CDS encoding superinfection exclusion B family protein, coding for MIKLKLDSVKLFSPKKMMFRVMLWLMVSCAVLLAIPSNMLAMLALDKFVPEHAHFVGLGLIISIAYFLTQLLNLGLDESIRHLSDKRVTETIEAKVNLMDRAERALLREFFLQGATILTLPQNEPAVKSLLNACILECLGNERHYAIQGPTADYKISMKARMYLNRGVLRLPAGEPSQEEMQHLIKARPQFLNGLVQNRKHAA